A genome region from Schlesneria paludicola DSM 18645 includes the following:
- a CDS encoding polysaccharide pyruvyl transferase family protein — MAISIDDLFAAWMDRTIRQAQRRPQRDETCGRLASDKLRLLFAGYNGTRNTGSDVRVEEMIRQVRHLFGADRVDITVFSFIRKYSQGYFAGVRQVSPETLFPRFLAREVPRYHGVLACEGSTFKSRFTDLLTVMFVGALGLATAHGRMSIAYGAEAGVMNAWPKRLTADYCKESLILTRNGESRSALAELGVPSELGTDTAWTFSPAPDAYATDQLREVGWNGEPVLMVCPVNPFCWPVKASLQKGVQRLFGAHRASHYGSVFFFNSNEESERRFESYLTSLANAIVRFRQRRSVFVVVAASEEIDNPAMRRLSAKLGGAPMFSSSQYNMYQLVSLFRAADFMLSSRYHAIVTSMAGHVASAGISMDERIVNLMRDRGHEKLLLMVDDPNLEDRSVEVLDELFQNADAIVSEARQTVARNLKVMSKMGRRLVDYVVDRHPAFEPSLRFDSWESYLSPLSLELQVLLSECAIEPCEMQTIAE; from the coding sequence ATGGCGATTTCAATCGATGATCTTTTCGCCGCCTGGATGGATCGGACGATTCGCCAGGCGCAGCGGCGGCCGCAACGTGACGAGACGTGTGGTCGGCTGGCTTCGGACAAGCTGCGACTGTTGTTCGCGGGTTATAACGGGACACGGAATACGGGCAGCGACGTCAGAGTCGAGGAAATGATTCGGCAAGTGCGCCATCTCTTCGGGGCAGATCGTGTCGACATCACCGTGTTTAGCTTCATTCGGAAGTACTCGCAGGGCTACTTTGCCGGTGTGCGTCAGGTCTCGCCCGAGACCTTGTTTCCTCGTTTTCTCGCCCGAGAAGTTCCTCGGTATCATGGTGTTCTGGCTTGTGAGGGGTCGACATTCAAAAGTCGATTTACCGACCTGCTGACCGTGATGTTTGTCGGAGCACTCGGGTTGGCGACGGCGCATGGCCGAATGTCCATTGCCTATGGAGCCGAGGCTGGTGTGATGAATGCATGGCCGAAGCGATTGACGGCGGACTACTGCAAAGAGTCGCTGATCCTGACGAGGAACGGAGAATCTCGGTCCGCCCTGGCCGAGTTGGGTGTGCCGAGCGAACTCGGAACGGATACCGCCTGGACGTTCTCACCTGCGCCCGACGCGTATGCCACCGACCAATTGCGAGAGGTTGGCTGGAACGGCGAACCGGTGCTCATGGTCTGTCCGGTGAATCCCTTCTGCTGGCCCGTAAAAGCATCGTTGCAGAAAGGTGTTCAGCGACTGTTTGGAGCGCATCGTGCCAGTCATTATGGCAGCGTTTTCTTTTTCAATTCCAATGAAGAGTCTGAGCGGCGATTTGAGTCGTATCTCACTTCTCTCGCCAATGCGATTGTACGCTTTCGTCAGCGACGATCCGTCTTCGTCGTCGTTGCGGCCAGTGAAGAGATCGATAATCCTGCGATGCGTCGCTTATCGGCGAAGTTGGGTGGCGCCCCGATGTTCAGTTCGTCGCAGTACAACATGTACCAACTGGTGAGCTTGTTTCGCGCTGCGGATTTCATGTTGTCGTCGCGATATCATGCGATTGTCACTTCGATGGCGGGGCATGTCGCATCAGCAGGCATCTCGATGGATGAACGAATCGTGAATCTTATGCGTGACCGTGGCCACGAAAAGTTGCTGCTGATGGTCGACGATCCCAATTTGGAAGACCGTTCTGTCGAGGTGCTCGACGAACTGTTTCAAAACGCAGACGCCATCGTGTCCGAGGCACGCCAGACGGTTGCGCGAAATCTTAAGGTCATGTCGAAGATGGGGCGCCGTCTTGTCGACTATGTTGTTGATCGACATCCCGCGTTCGAGCCCTCGTTGAGGTTTGATTCCTGGGAGAGCTACCTCTCTCCCTTAAGCCTTGAATTGCAGGTGCTGCTCAGCGAATGCGCGATCGAGCCTTGCGAAATGCAGACGATCGCTGAATAA
- a CDS encoding response regulator, with the protein MSKSQILVVDDERIVATCIQNELEGFGYQVSGIASSAKDAIEKADQFHPDLVLMDIHLKGDRDGIDAAREIHAHYGTPIVYLSAFADAESVARAADTGAFGYLLKPYEGQELKTTIEMALAMHRAEQRLAETERWLAATLEGVDDAIITADADCRIHFMNHAACNLTGWDKDEAAGKSLSDVCHLARPHGQFILEDVASQDPCDWCDVAIAKGTDLIDRSGQRTPVEGRIAPIFDPHGEYLGTALTVRSIAPRLELERTQREGEENVRQSQKLEAVRRLAGGMAHHLNNLVTVILGNTSLAMTQSAVESEGAEALTRVEAASHRAADMIRRLLRFSGEGHGRFQQVDLNTLLSTFLVESKQLFDPSLRVTCKPTMGLWPVSVDEVQVGQALVNLCLGIQDSLLDGGRIVLDCENLALKADDSAEPQRIGEGNFVRARIGMTGRGLTQEVYERLAAQLTRGGSSRHDAGIGLEFVTEVMEQHHGWVECSHSVEAGIQFDLYFPSSGQIPAMESTTALPPRSRGLKPTVLLAESDAMVRALGQQILERQGYQVLSTDDGIQAVELFRKSPVQVDLAIIDLNLPRITGDAILERLVDLDPNIEIFFSSGYFSEDHYESGGHVLGVIRKPYSRHELVSLVQRALARHSACALAHGRISKISLPDGAEHPETACGTISTCDGREVHFHANSLVDLALHRLELGSEVRFEEEMTEHGPQAKCVRPLVKNGHFCE; encoded by the coding sequence ATGTCAAAAAGTCAAATCCTGGTGGTCGACGATGAACGAATCGTCGCGACGTGCATTCAGAACGAGTTGGAAGGCTTTGGTTATCAGGTTTCGGGAATTGCCTCGTCCGCGAAGGATGCGATTGAAAAGGCGGATCAGTTTCATCCCGATCTGGTGTTAATGGATATTCACCTGAAAGGGGATCGCGACGGAATCGACGCCGCTCGTGAGATCCACGCTCACTATGGCACTCCAATCGTCTACCTGTCGGCATTTGCCGACGCCGAGTCCGTCGCTCGGGCGGCGGACACTGGAGCATTTGGCTATCTCTTGAAGCCTTATGAAGGGCAGGAGTTGAAGACGACCATTGAGATGGCCCTGGCGATGCACCGCGCCGAGCAACGGCTGGCCGAGACCGAACGGTGGTTGGCAGCGACTCTTGAAGGTGTCGACGACGCGATCATCACCGCGGATGCCGATTGTCGAATCCACTTCATGAATCACGCGGCGTGCAATTTAACGGGCTGGGACAAGGACGAAGCGGCAGGAAAGTCGCTGTCGGACGTCTGCCATCTTGCGCGGCCGCATGGTCAATTCATACTCGAGGACGTGGCCAGTCAAGACCCTTGTGACTGGTGTGATGTTGCAATCGCGAAAGGCACTGACCTGATCGATCGAAGTGGGCAGCGCACTCCCGTGGAAGGCCGGATCGCGCCGATTTTCGATCCACACGGCGAATACCTTGGCACTGCACTGACCGTGAGAAGCATTGCGCCCCGACTTGAACTGGAACGGACTCAGCGCGAGGGCGAGGAAAATGTCCGCCAGTCACAAAAGCTAGAGGCGGTGCGACGTCTTGCCGGGGGGATGGCCCATCACCTCAATAATCTCGTGACCGTCATCCTGGGTAATACGTCATTGGCGATGACTCAATCCGCAGTTGAGTCGGAAGGTGCAGAGGCTCTCACGCGCGTCGAAGCCGCCAGTCACCGTGCTGCCGACATGATCCGCCGGCTCTTGCGATTTTCAGGAGAAGGCCATGGCAGGTTTCAGCAGGTTGATCTCAATACGTTGCTGTCAACGTTCCTGGTAGAAAGCAAGCAACTCTTCGATCCTTCGCTACGTGTCACTTGCAAGCCGACAATGGGTTTGTGGCCCGTTTCGGTGGATGAAGTCCAGGTCGGACAGGCTCTTGTGAACCTTTGTCTTGGCATTCAGGACTCGCTGCTTGACGGTGGCAGAATCGTCCTCGACTGCGAGAACCTGGCGCTGAAGGCTGACGATTCTGCCGAGCCTCAACGGATCGGTGAGGGGAACTTTGTCCGCGCGCGAATCGGCATGACGGGGCGTGGTTTGACGCAGGAAGTGTATGAGCGGCTCGCCGCACAACTCACCAGAGGCGGTTCGAGCCGACACGACGCTGGAATCGGCTTGGAATTTGTGACGGAAGTCATGGAACAACATCATGGCTGGGTTGAGTGCAGTCATAGTGTAGAAGCGGGAATCCAATTCGATTTGTATTTTCCGAGTTCGGGGCAGATTCCTGCGATGGAATCCACCACGGCCCTTCCACCGCGATCACGTGGCCTTAAGCCGACTGTCCTGTTGGCCGAGTCTGACGCGATGGTGCGTGCGTTGGGCCAGCAGATTCTGGAACGGCAGGGATATCAGGTTCTCTCCACCGACGACGGCATTCAGGCGGTGGAACTCTTTCGGAAGTCACCGGTGCAGGTCGATCTGGCGATCATCGATTTGAATCTTCCCCGAATCACGGGCGATGCCATTCTCGAACGGCTTGTCGATCTGGACCCGAACATCGAAATCTTTTTTTCATCCGGCTACTTCTCGGAAGACCATTACGAAAGCGGTGGGCACGTGCTAGGTGTCATTCGCAAGCCGTATTCTCGTCACGAACTCGTCTCACTGGTGCAACGCGCCCTGGCACGGCACTCAGCATGCGCGTTAGCGCATGGTCGGATTTCGAAAATCAGTCTGCCTGATGGAGCCGAACACCCCGAGACCGCTTGCGGAACAATTTCGACCTGCGATGGTCGCGAGGTCCATTTCCATGCCAACAGCCTGGTGGACTTGGCGCTGCACCGGTTGGAGCTGGGAAGCGAGGTCCGTTTTGAGGAAGAAATGACTGAACATGGCCCGCAGGCAAAATGCGTGCGACCGCTCGTAAAGAATGGGCATTTCTGCGAATAA
- a CDS encoding WD40 repeat domain-containing protein, which translates to MSWSLGRRAWSKARRVLVPFAATGFVFLAVVADESLRAEETTVASERSAIPGIVSEPTPLPGGRRWQMYTKNPGGSASNVTWSPDGRWLAIASGPIVRLYDFQQDSPEFKIVLAGHHDTVTAIRFDQKGERLATASLDGTVRLWNADGREQFVYRDHEDAVQDVSWHPEGNLLASGSSDGTLRIWATDGTTVAVLREHEAPVNAVAWHPDGKTLTSGCENKTIRFWSDQGVPGPVVEAHVGPVRSLAWNANGSQLLSCDFGIEASSDGDSDVAHMKVWDRTGALIDSVLIDQPLSYVSWSPDGTQAVAGSWRSIKLWKIGDRQAVSRAPTPNLNGIVPVAWRPSGDMIAAGPLIVDPLGMPLPTMPLRVNGLHTVSVNANGTVLGTGGANRNFALFSNDGEQLYSSPALSTVTFGITAAICWSPDGTTMIPGLRYYRNLQRYDLKGTPVGDPIALPGDTRGLAWSRDGKLVASGGDQKVVALVNLETAKVTQIGRQNHGITKVRFTPDQTQICSAGFDGCIRFWSLDGKPLKVLEAISAPICGLSWAEDGQLMATGHQDNTIRLWNADGELLTVVGGHGGHVESVEFSPDGTRLASGSRDNSVRIWKSDGTAFASLQGHLGAVFCVQWTPDGKGIYSCSEDGTVRRWNAETGIAEWQVLFGEASGYVTVDSHGRVTKGDEKVLEEDFVFFAEDDEKRLKRTDWAEIRTALQSDESASSAN; encoded by the coding sequence ATGTCCTGGTCACTTGGAAGACGGGCCTGGTCGAAGGCGCGACGCGTTCTAGTGCCCTTCGCTGCGACGGGGTTTGTTTTTTTAGCGGTCGTGGCGGATGAATCGCTCCGTGCCGAAGAGACGACGGTCGCGTCCGAACGCAGCGCGATTCCTGGAATCGTGTCGGAACCGACTCCCCTGCCCGGTGGCCGACGTTGGCAGATGTACACGAAGAACCCGGGCGGAAGCGCTTCAAATGTGACCTGGAGTCCTGACGGTCGGTGGTTGGCGATCGCCAGCGGACCGATCGTTCGTCTGTATGATTTTCAACAGGACTCACCCGAGTTCAAAATCGTCCTGGCTGGTCATCACGATACGGTGACCGCCATCCGCTTCGATCAAAAAGGAGAGCGACTGGCGACGGCGTCGCTTGATGGAACGGTCCGACTGTGGAACGCCGACGGGCGAGAACAGTTTGTCTATCGTGATCACGAAGATGCTGTACAAGATGTGTCGTGGCACCCCGAAGGGAACCTGTTGGCTTCGGGCAGTTCCGATGGAACGTTGAGGATTTGGGCTACGGATGGAACGACGGTGGCGGTGTTACGCGAACACGAGGCGCCCGTGAACGCAGTGGCTTGGCATCCTGACGGAAAAACTCTCACATCCGGCTGTGAGAATAAGACCATTCGCTTTTGGAGTGATCAAGGTGTTCCCGGTCCAGTGGTCGAGGCACATGTGGGGCCCGTACGGTCTTTGGCTTGGAACGCGAACGGCTCGCAATTGCTCTCGTGTGATTTCGGGATTGAAGCCAGCAGCGACGGAGATTCCGATGTCGCGCACATGAAGGTCTGGGACAGGACCGGTGCACTTATTGACTCGGTACTAATTGATCAGCCGTTGTCGTATGTCTCCTGGAGTCCTGATGGGACACAGGCGGTGGCCGGAAGCTGGCGTTCAATCAAGCTCTGGAAAATTGGTGATCGTCAAGCCGTGTCGAGAGCGCCGACGCCGAACTTGAATGGAATCGTTCCCGTTGCCTGGCGCCCCTCGGGCGACATGATTGCTGCAGGCCCATTGATCGTTGATCCATTGGGGATGCCACTGCCGACGATGCCTTTGCGAGTCAACGGTCTGCACACCGTCAGCGTGAATGCCAACGGAACAGTCTTGGGGACGGGTGGTGCGAATCGTAATTTTGCGTTGTTCAGCAATGATGGTGAGCAACTTTACAGCTCCCCAGCGCTGTCAACGGTCACTTTTGGGATCACGGCTGCGATCTGCTGGAGCCCGGATGGGACAACGATGATCCCCGGATTGCGGTACTACCGAAATTTGCAGCGATACGATTTGAAAGGAACCCCGGTGGGTGACCCCATCGCACTGCCGGGTGACACCCGAGGTCTGGCTTGGTCTCGCGACGGAAAATTGGTGGCCTCGGGCGGTGATCAGAAAGTCGTTGCCCTGGTGAATCTCGAGACGGCGAAAGTCACGCAGATTGGCAGGCAAAATCATGGCATTACGAAGGTGCGGTTTACCCCGGATCAAACACAAATCTGCTCTGCAGGGTTTGATGGCTGTATCCGGTTCTGGTCGCTCGATGGCAAACCTCTGAAAGTTCTCGAAGCGATTTCCGCTCCGATTTGTGGCTTGTCATGGGCAGAAGACGGACAACTGATGGCCACCGGACATCAAGACAATACGATCCGTTTGTGGAATGCTGACGGCGAACTTCTCACTGTCGTGGGCGGACACGGCGGCCATGTCGAATCGGTCGAGTTCAGTCCTGATGGAACGCGACTTGCCTCAGGAAGCCGCGACAATTCGGTCCGGATTTGGAAGAGCGACGGGACGGCTTTTGCTTCCCTTCAAGGCCACCTGGGGGCCGTTTTCTGTGTTCAATGGACACCGGATGGAAAAGGAATCTATTCCTGTTCTGAAGATGGAACGGTTCGCCGGTGGAATGCCGAAACTGGCATCGCCGAGTGGCAGGTCTTGTTTGGCGAAGCATCCGGATATGTCACCGTGGATTCGCACGGTCGGGTGACAAAAGGAGATGAGAAAGTTCTTGAAGAGGACTTTGTGTTCTTCGCCGAAGACGACGAAAAGCGGTTGAAACGAACTGACTGGGCCGAAATTCGGACCGCCCTCCAATCTGATGAGAGTGCTTCAAGCGCTAATTGA
- a CDS encoding helix-turn-helix domain-containing protein, with product MKSASAEQQGLKMKKSVKSPVGSPKPSTASKSITARKPLVLPDPTSWTFLTNHTHVLLSLFRQSDQRLRDVATAVGITERMVQRIVAELVDAGYLQITKEGRCNRYTVNAKLQLRHPLETQHTIGELLAILN from the coding sequence GTGAAATCCGCTTCGGCCGAGCAGCAAGGTTTGAAGATGAAAAAGTCTGTGAAATCACCTGTGGGCTCACCCAAGCCTTCGACGGCCTCAAAATCTATCACGGCCCGGAAACCCCTCGTGCTTCCAGACCCGACGAGTTGGACGTTCTTGACGAACCACACGCACGTACTGCTCAGCTTATTTCGGCAATCAGATCAGCGGTTACGTGATGTCGCGACTGCAGTCGGGATTACTGAACGGATGGTGCAGCGAATCGTCGCGGAACTGGTCGATGCAGGCTATCTCCAGATCACCAAAGAAGGGCGCTGCAACCGCTATACGGTGAACGCAAAGCTGCAACTGCGGCACCCTCTTGAAACACAACACACCATCGGCGAACTTCTTGCGATCCTCAATTAG
- a CDS encoding sensor histidine kinase, which yields MNWALATSDVPRLGTENVLAYVGGVLGVCAAVILTALLSPLRATPTVPFTAAIVATAWLGGRGPALVATLLSALAVDFFFLPPVGSVFSNISAVVCDLNFVIIVSLICSLQESYQRIARELRVANDNLGIRVQERTADLTATNERLVSEIEQRRHAESVLQDAHAKLRISMEATETALSEKETLYRELQHRVKNNLQVISSLLGFQMSRIQDQASRELFKECQQRVRAIAQVHDRQFRMPDLSSFQLDLYLTELVQALLRCYSPTLGDITSKIIVDKVVLESDSIIPCALIVNELVCNALKYAFPDRRSGEVRVELRSRDDQIELVVADDGVGISGKETLEMASASKSCRLWLINFPELWNGQMAVECPSR from the coding sequence ATGAACTGGGCATTGGCGACCAGTGATGTGCCACGGCTGGGTACGGAAAATGTTCTGGCCTATGTCGGCGGCGTGCTCGGTGTCTGTGCCGCAGTCATTCTCACAGCCTTATTGTCCCCTTTACGAGCGACCCCGACGGTTCCCTTTACCGCCGCGATTGTTGCGACCGCCTGGCTGGGCGGTCGAGGTCCTGCTCTTGTGGCGACGCTCTTGTCAGCATTGGCCGTCGATTTCTTCTTTCTTCCTCCGGTGGGGTCTGTCTTTTCCAATATCTCGGCCGTGGTCTGCGATCTCAACTTCGTGATCATCGTGAGTCTGATCTGCAGTTTGCAGGAGAGTTACCAGAGGATCGCGCGTGAGTTGCGTGTGGCCAACGACAATCTGGGGATTCGTGTCCAAGAGCGGACGGCCGATCTGACCGCCACAAACGAGCGTCTGGTCTCGGAAATTGAACAGCGACGGCATGCAGAATCAGTCTTGCAGGACGCGCATGCAAAGTTGCGGATCTCGATGGAGGCGACCGAAACGGCATTAAGTGAGAAGGAAACGCTCTATCGAGAGCTGCAACACCGCGTCAAGAACAACCTTCAGGTGATCAGCAGTCTTCTCGGGTTTCAGATGAGTCGAATTCAGGATCAGGCCAGTCGTGAACTGTTTAAGGAATGCCAGCAGCGTGTTCGCGCCATCGCGCAGGTTCACGACAGACAGTTTCGAATGCCAGATCTGTCGTCGTTCCAGTTGGACCTTTACCTCACGGAACTCGTGCAGGCGCTGCTTCGATGCTATTCCCCCACGCTGGGTGACATCACCTCCAAAATCATCGTCGACAAAGTTGTGTTGGAGTCGGACAGCATCATCCCGTGTGCCCTGATCGTCAATGAGCTGGTTTGCAACGCACTGAAGTATGCCTTTCCCGACAGAAGATCGGGTGAGGTTCGTGTCGAACTCCGGAGTCGCGATGACCAGATTGAGCTGGTCGTCGCTGATGACGGCGTGGGAATTTCTGGCAAAGAAACCCTGGAAATGGCATCGGCAAGCAAATCGTGCAGGCTCTGGTTGATCAACTTTCCGGAACTTTGGAATGGGCAAATGGCCGTGGAATGTCCATCACGGTGA
- the ppc gene encoding phosphoenolpyruvate carboxylase, which translates to METPTLQQDIDSLIELLEQMLVEQSGLELVKLLRQIRQLALERRAGVRGAAERMAARIAELREDQLAVCVRALIIHFDLANLSEDLHRVQVLRDRERTAGDRPRAESIGAAIQELKASGLAPDVIQQKLDCLSIEPVFTAHPTEAKRRTTRRVLRHLRQTLQAEHRPDLLPRERIAMLDTILSDLTLLWQVDPIRPQRPTVLNEVERGLFFFDGLWEIAPQLRDQMRTALVQQFPQHEFRVPVFIKFGSWIGGDRDGNPFVTHDVTLQTLNLLQRAAVQRHLGVCRKLEQLLVMSNRQVDIEPEFKAAIDQALQQSASARSAVESISELEIYRRWLKIIEVRLEATLRTSLGDQSDGTAYRNGPELFRDVSLLTESVVANKGKRIAVSHLSTWLDQIETFGLQFAALDIRQDSRVHNDVLADVFRLTGVCDDYLAADEAARQAMLLEGPQVGDELLAAALSDQSRETLSLFKCLAQIYRDEGHDRIGSHIISMTHEPSDLLAVLWFWQWGWNATSSKGTQPAPYLPIVPLFETIRDLQRGPEIFDQLLNIPEYARYIATKPGSTPTQVVMVGYSDSTKDGGYLAASWGLFRVQEQLAEVARTHGVRLVVFHGRGGALGRGGGPAARTILSLPPKSVDGAIRMTEQGEVIAERYDDPQIATRHLEQVTWATLLVSGRETEPTPPKWLTQLDQLAESSFRKYRSLIDHPAFLAYFDQATPITQIERLPLGSRPSRRRERRSLADLRAIPWTFAWTQSRHFIPAWFGLGSALVEYVHQVGEDWSELQAMYDHWPMFQAVIDNAELALAKADLGIARRYVDLVKDEEVQAIWQLIDEEFQQTQAAVLLITRQSTLLASTPWLQRSIQERNPYVDPLNLIQIELIRRMRLASERGQDADVARQEELARLTIQGVAAGLRTTG; encoded by the coding sequence ATGGAAACGCCGACATTGCAACAAGATATTGATTCGCTGATTGAACTTTTGGAGCAGATGCTGGTTGAGCAGTCCGGTCTGGAGCTTGTGAAACTGTTGCGGCAGATTCGTCAGTTGGCGCTTGAGCGTCGTGCTGGCGTTCGTGGTGCGGCCGAGCGGATGGCCGCACGAATTGCTGAGCTTCGCGAGGACCAACTCGCCGTTTGTGTGCGGGCTTTGATCATCCACTTTGACCTCGCCAATCTCTCTGAAGATCTGCATCGTGTTCAGGTCTTGCGTGATCGCGAGCGAACGGCTGGTGACCGACCGAGAGCCGAATCGATCGGTGCCGCAATTCAGGAGCTGAAAGCGAGCGGACTCGCGCCGGATGTGATTCAGCAGAAGTTGGATTGTTTGTCGATCGAACCCGTGTTTACGGCGCATCCAACGGAAGCGAAGCGGCGAACGACGCGACGGGTGTTGCGACATCTGCGTCAGACACTTCAGGCCGAACACCGTCCAGATTTGTTGCCGCGCGAGCGGATTGCGATGCTGGATACGATCCTGAGCGATCTGACATTGCTCTGGCAGGTTGACCCCATTCGACCTCAGCGCCCGACGGTGCTCAATGAAGTCGAACGCGGTCTCTTTTTCTTCGACGGGCTTTGGGAGATTGCGCCGCAGTTGCGCGATCAGATGCGGACGGCTCTCGTTCAGCAGTTTCCGCAACATGAATTCCGTGTTCCGGTGTTTATCAAGTTTGGCTCCTGGATCGGCGGCGATCGCGACGGCAATCCGTTTGTCACCCACGATGTGACGTTGCAAACGTTGAATCTTCTGCAACGAGCGGCGGTGCAACGTCACTTGGGCGTCTGCCGGAAACTGGAACAGTTGCTGGTCATGTCGAACCGGCAAGTTGACATCGAACCCGAATTTAAAGCGGCCATCGACCAGGCGCTCCAGCAATCCGCGTCGGCCAGATCGGCTGTTGAGTCGATCTCCGAACTCGAAATCTATCGGCGGTGGCTGAAGATCATCGAAGTCCGACTCGAAGCGACGCTGCGAACCTCGCTTGGGGACCAATCAGACGGTACGGCCTATCGGAATGGACCAGAACTGTTTCGTGACGTGTCTCTACTGACCGAGAGTGTTGTCGCCAACAAGGGCAAACGGATTGCCGTCTCGCATCTCAGCACCTGGCTCGACCAGATCGAAACGTTCGGGCTACAGTTCGCAGCTCTCGATATTCGCCAGGATTCCCGCGTCCACAACGACGTCTTGGCGGACGTGTTTCGGTTGACGGGCGTCTGCGACGACTATCTGGCGGCCGACGAAGCGGCACGCCAGGCGATGTTGCTCGAAGGCCCACAAGTCGGCGACGAGTTGCTGGCGGCGGCGTTGAGCGATCAGTCTCGAGAGACGTTGTCGCTATTCAAGTGTCTGGCCCAGATTTATCGGGACGAAGGCCACGATCGAATCGGCAGTCACATTATCAGTATGACGCATGAACCGAGTGATCTACTGGCTGTCCTGTGGTTCTGGCAATGGGGCTGGAACGCCACGTCGTCGAAGGGAACTCAACCAGCCCCCTATCTGCCGATCGTTCCGCTGTTCGAAACGATTCGCGATTTGCAGCGCGGCCCCGAGATCTTTGATCAGCTCTTGAACATTCCCGAATATGCCCGCTACATCGCCACCAAACCTGGTTCGACGCCGACACAAGTTGTGATGGTGGGTTACTCCGACAGCACAAAGGATGGAGGCTATCTTGCTGCCAGTTGGGGATTGTTTCGCGTGCAAGAGCAATTGGCCGAAGTGGCCCGGACGCACGGTGTGAGGCTAGTGGTGTTTCACGGTCGCGGGGGCGCCTTGGGACGAGGCGGCGGCCCTGCCGCACGAACGATTCTCTCGTTGCCACCCAAGTCGGTTGATGGAGCGATTCGCATGACCGAACAGGGGGAAGTGATCGCCGAACGGTACGACGATCCACAAATCGCGACGCGGCATCTGGAACAGGTGACATGGGCCACACTGCTGGTGTCAGGCCGCGAAACGGAACCAACCCCTCCGAAGTGGCTGACGCAATTGGATCAACTTGCAGAAAGTTCGTTCCGCAAGTATCGATCGCTGATCGACCATCCCGCGTTCCTGGCCTACTTCGATCAAGCAACGCCTATTACGCAAATCGAACGGTTGCCGCTCGGTTCCCGCCCTTCCCGTCGCCGCGAACGTCGCTCGCTTGCGGATCTTCGGGCGATTCCCTGGACGTTTGCGTGGACGCAAAGCCGACATTTCATTCCCGCATGGTTCGGCCTGGGTTCGGCCCTGGTCGAATATGTACATCAGGTGGGCGAAGATTGGTCGGAACTGCAGGCGATGTACGATCACTGGCCGATGTTTCAGGCAGTGATCGACAACGCCGAACTGGCACTCGCCAAGGCCGATCTCGGCATCGCCCGACGTTATGTGGACCTGGTGAAGGATGAGGAAGTTCAAGCGATCTGGCAGTTGATCGATGAGGAGTTCCAACAGACTCAGGCGGCAGTTCTGCTGATTACGCGTCAGTCGACGTTACTGGCCAGCACTCCCTGGTTGCAGCGGTCGATTCAAGAGCGAAATCCGTATGTGGATCCTCTAAATCTGATTCAGATCGAACTGATTCGAAGAATGCGTCTGGCGAGTGAACGGGGCCAGGACGCAGATGTCGCGCGGCAGGAAGAACTGGCCAGACTGACAATTCAGGGGGTCGCGGCGGGGCTTCGCACGACCGGTTAA